A segment of the Trifolium pratense cultivar HEN17-A07 linkage group LG7, ARS_RC_1.1, whole genome shotgun sequence genome:
CGTATGCTATGTTCTCCTTGATACTAGCGGTAAACAAGACAGGTTCTTGACAAACAAGCCCAATCTGTTCTCTTATCCATCTAACTTGAAAATTCTTCAAGTTGACATCATCTATAAGCACTTCTCCAGCTTCAGGATCATAGAATCTTtctaataaattaattatagttGACTTTCCACTACCACTTTGACCAACAAAAGCAGCAGTTGTGCCACTTGGAATATAGAATGAGAATCCAGAAAATATATGCACATCTGGTCTTGTAGGGTATCTAAAGTAAACATCCTTGAGTTCAATATCTCCCTTTATGTTTTCCAAGACAGTACCACTTGTGTCATATGCATCAATTTTTGGTTTTCTTTTAATTGTCtcaaacatcttatatgctGCTACTTTGCCAGTTGTAAATGCATTTAGGATTGGTGTTGCTTGACCAAGGGACCTAAAATCAATCATAAACTCATTTAGAAGCCAATTTACAGACTGAAAATGTCAAAACATCCCCTAACATTAGCAACTAGTAGTTTAacaacatatttcaaattgGTCTCTAAATCAATCACGAAATCATTTAGCAGAAGATTTAGAGACTGATATAGCAAACAATTTAGAAAATCAGTTTCTAGAGAAAGTGAAATATTTCTATCACAAAATCGGTTGTTAAATAGACTTTTTAGTACAGAATAATCTCTCTACATAGTAGAAGAGAAAAAGTCGAAACGATGTCTTACTTACATTAATATTCCACCAGTATTAATTGATATGATTATATTGAAGACATGTCCACCATTATATCCTTTCGCAATGATCAATTTGGAACCATACCACATAGCAAGTGCATTGGTGCCAATCACAATAAGCAAAAGTAATCCCATTCCTGTCCCTGATGCTAACCCTTGTTGAACTGTACTATAATAAGCAATTTTTAACTTCTTATGGTACTTCTCAATTGCTTTTTCCTCACCAGTAAAAGAAGCTACCTGATTAAATATCATAAAATTTTCATGTCAATGACTATATGCTAATTAAGTTTCCTGCAACAAttaatttaacaaatttttgtcTTACTGTTCTAATGGCTCCAACTGTTTGTTCTACAACAGCTCCAGCTTCTGAATAAGCAATTTGTCCACGAATTGACATTCTCGCCATCATCATTGACATAAATCCACCAATAATGATAAAACAAGGAACGCATGCGAGTAAAACAAGACTGAGTTCCCACCCTTTTGTAAAGGCAATCACATATCCAcccaaaaaatatgaaataatttgTATAAACTTCCCAACCTGCAATCAAATAACTTCATGTAACTtccttttattttctaatttctaattttgTGATCACTAAAACTTAGGCCAATAACTTCATGCACTAACTTGTCATACAAGAAAGAAGCTTACCTTTTCTGATATGGCATCTTGAATGAGAATGGTATTTTCAGACATTCTTCCAATAACTTCTCCACTTGTTGCTTCAGTATCAAAGTAAGAAATTTCTTGCTTTAATATAGTTTTCAAGTACAAGCCACGAATTCGTGTGGCTTGTCTTTCTCCTGTCACCATCCAACATGTTACCTCTGCAgcatcaaacaaaaaataattaaatagaaaaaagtCGATAAGATATCAGTTCAGTGGTAAAAGTTTGACCATATAATCTTAAGGGACAGTTCAAATCCATTTGAAGtctaattaataacaatttttcagaaaaaaaaaaaattgtcctcTTACGTAGAAATAATGCTATTCCACAGCCAATACCAAGGTAAACAAATAATAACGCGACCTGAAATTCAAAGTATATATAAGTTAATTTGCAAGCTAAAATATTGAACTTGAAATACCATTCAGTCTCAATTCAACGATCACTGATGTGCTAACTGCGTGCAATATGTGTGCGTAAGTTTGAAGTTGTATAATTATAAATACCTTAGACACTTCATGGACAATGTTTGATGGACCGGTTGAGCCAAAGGTGTTGATGAGTTTCCCAAAAATGAGTGCCATGAGAGGTCGAGACAAACCATTAGCCACGGCACAAATGACACCAATAATCATCAATGTTACATCAAGTTTATCAGCAAAACTGAAGAGCTTGTAGAATGGAACTTTTTCATCATATTTTTCCTCTGTAGTTTGTGCCATGGCTAATGGTTTAAGAGGGActcaattaagtccctcaccggtgtaccacTGACCATTAGATCTAAATGTTCCTTATCACACTGGAttcaatctctctctctttttctctccCTCGATCTCTCTCCACCGCCTGCATTCTCCCTGATCTTTCTCCACCCCTTGCAAATAATTACCCATAAATTCATCTTTTTCTGCCATGTAAAGCATAACTTATAGTATTGGTGTAAATTTGTGATTGTGAAGAATGAAATAGATTTTAACACCTTGCCTTTTCACCATCTTCATCTCATGAGTAGAAACAAATCTCGAATCATCATGCCATAATCTCATTTTATAGATCGTGTTTCAATTTCACATGCCATAATCTGTTGAAGTTGAGAATGGAGAAAAATACAGTTGCAAGTTtaccaatattattattagtgtgaggaaaaaaaaaaaaaaaaaaacctatttatAACTTGAGAATTTTAGGTGTTTAGTTATTGTCATTTTCTGTGATATATCTcttcgattaaaatataaatatatttttctgcGGTGACTAATCTATGTAGCAGAGACTAATATCCGTCGGAAAATATGTGGAACACATAAGGTGAATTGTCCCCGTCAACCGAACTTTTTCTATACACAAGAGGCGTCAGGAATAAAACCCAACAATGGCATCTTGCATGAGAATTGTATCACCAGACATTCTACCAATTACCTCTCCTGTGTTTGTTTCAGTGTCAAAGAATGCAATATCCTGTTTTAATATTGTTTTCAAGTACAAACTACGAATCCTCGCAGCTTGTCTTTCTCCTGTCACCATCCAACATATACCTCTGCAGCATCCAACAAAATAACCCTTATTACACGAATGTCACATTTACTATCACGGTCCCTATTGGAGTTTCATTGTGAACCTTGATATTACGGACAAATATGGTCGATATACGGCCACAATTGCAGTCGCGATACTATTGTAGAAACATTTTAAATCTTTATATTCTGACCAAAATTACGATTGCAGACTGCAATTTATAGGGAATTTCCTCTCTTCAACATAAATCTGGCTTTCCATAatggattattttattttcttggcGTTACAGGAAAGTTGGCAGTTTTAGAAGTAACAAGAGAAGAAATAAGTTGGAAAGTACTTGAGGAGCCTCAAGCTCCATGTAGCAGCCACTTCAACAACTTTTTAGTTGAATGTGATGGCAATCTATTGTCAGTATTTGAGAGTCCTTTTGCAAAAGGTGTTCAAGTTGAATGAGGATACAATGACGTGGATGAAAGTTAAAAGCCTAAAAAATCATATGCTTTTTGTTGGTAAAACATCATTTTCCGCTGTGGCAAACATTCCTGGAAtggaaaacaaaatatattttaatagatTTTATGGCCAAAGTGTTGTGTTTTATTCTTTAAAAACAAACAGCTATCACACATTCGACAATGCTGAAGTGGTGAATTTTCATGATATGAGAGAACAATTGAATAGTACTAGGATTCAGCCAAGATGGCACTACACCTTGTTGGTTTATGTATAACCGGGGAAAATTGTTTTACTTACCAGTTCTTTTGTGAATGGAAATAGCAGCTTATGGTCTCATGCATGCATATAGCGTAAGACTTGGTGTAAATTTGTGATTGAGAAGAATGAAATAGCTATTGTCGTAAGACttggtgtttattttttattgttattattaattgaTTAGGCTAATGTGACCTCTGAATAATTCATAAACTGATAAACTTACTAATACAAATAATCAGTAATAAACAAGGAAAACTGATAAAGATGTTGAAAAAACACATGATAGAACAACCTAGAAGATGTTATAGGAGTAGTCAAgaagatgaaatgaaatatCTTTATCATACACTTGAATGAAGAGCTACTAATGAAGCATAAACACCATCCGTAATCGTCATCAACACATCATGTCTTCCTTTTTCAGCAACCACTCCATTTTTTATTACTGCTATAGTATCAGCCCCTCGAATTGTTGTAAGACGGTGAGCCACTACAACAGTAGTTCTGTTAACACTCACTCTATCTAGAGCCTCTTGAACTATACGCTCGGACTCGGCATCAAGTGCACTTGTTGCCTCATCAAGCAAAAGTATTTTGGGGTTTTTCAGCATGGCTCTTGCAATAGCAATACGTTGCTTTTGTCCTCCTGACAATTGTGTTCCTCTTTCACCAACTGATGTATCATAACCATTTGGAAGAGAACTTATGAAGCTGTGTGCATTGGCTGCATTAGCTGCTGCAATTATCTCGTCCTCAGTAGCATCTCCTTCTTTTCCGTATGCTATGTTGGCGCGAATACTTTCGTTGAAAAGAATAGGCTCTTGACCAACCAAACCCATTTGCTGCCTCAACCAGCttaatctgaaagttttgatatCCACTCCATCTAGTAATACATATCCAGAATCAGGGTTATAAAATCTCTCTAGTAGACTTATAACCGTCGATTTTCCACTGCCACTTTCTCCAACCAACGCAACAGTCTACAGAAAAATATATCAACAATTATCTTACATATTCTCAAATGAGTATATTTCTTTCAACTCGTTAATTGTACATTACCTTTCCGGCAGGGATGCTTAGACATAAatctttgaaaatttgaataCGAGGCCTTGTTGGGTAATTGAAGCTGACATGTTGAAGTTCAATATCACCGGCAACTGTTTCTAATGTTACGCCTTCATTGCTACTTGAGTCAATAGTAGGGTTACTGTCTAGAATTTCAAATATTGAAGCGGTTGAATCTTTGGCCTTATTAGTGTCTGGTGCCAAGGTACTTGACTGAGAAATACCTACTGCGGTTATAGTTAAACTAAAGAAAACCTGCACAAAATCTTTCCTGAGAATGTCGAAAGAAGCATAAAGCAGTCTTCAAATGTAGAGAATCTTAAGTCGATTAAGTGATTGTCTTACCTTGAAAACCTCCGGGAAAGTTGCTTTCTCATGTTGCACTAGAACAGATCCTATGTAGAAACAAAAAGCAGTCATCAAATATAGCGCAACAAAAGAGAAACCAAATCCTACGCCACTCACGAGCCCCAAACGAACTCCTTGTTTTTCTGGACCAGAACATTTCTTCTGGTACATATCCATCACCTTTGATTCTGCGTTAAACGATGCAACAGTTCTGATGCTACTAACAGCATCATTTGCCACTTGACTTGCATCTTCATACATCATCTACatagataaaagaaaaaagagtcaCGATTTGTGCAATTTATAATCCTTTTAATGTaatggaaaaaatgaaaagtctAACCTTGGCATCTGCACTGAATCCTTCAAGAAATTTCATCTGAATAATTCCTTGTATAAGGACAACTGGTAACACGGCCAAAACTATAAAAGCAAGAATCCAATTAGAAGTGAATGCTAGAATTAGACCAGCTGTGATTGATGATATGTTTTGCACAATAAGGGCCAACGTATCACCGACAAGACTTTTAACCATTGAAGCGTCGGTAGATAATCTTGCACCAACTGCACCACTGTAAGGTGATTCATTTCAGCATGATAACTAAGTATTGTATCTTTATTCTatcttgaagaaaaaaagacaTTTTAAACATACCTTGAATTTGCAGGGTCGTCAAACCAACTAATTTCTTGGTGCGCGACCTTTGCAAATGTCAGTGAACGAATCCGTTCTACAAGTTTTCCACCTGCTACCCCAAAGAAGTAATTCTGCAGTGGTAAAACAACTAGACTAAACAATCCCAAACCCACGTATAGAAGTGACCAGAGCCTAGCATCTTTCTTCTGTTGTTCTGGTGGTTTATAAAACATAGTAATGGCTGATGAAAACACTAGGCCAAATATAGGGAACACTACACCATTCCCTATTGCAGCAATGGATCCAAGTAGTAAGGTGGGAATCTCAGGTTTGTTCAAGTTGGCCAAACGTCTTATAGAAACGTTTTTACGTTTCTTATTTTCAAGTTGACCTTCTTCGATATTTGATGCTTCTGTTTGTACACCACTTTGATGAGGAAGAATAAATCTCTGTGATCGGGAAAGTCTCCTTGATGATCTTTGACTTGTTGATTTCACAAAGGAAATTCTCTGGTTCTGACTATCTAAAATGTGACTTGTATCTTCTTCCGACTTTTGGCTTTCTTTTTCTCCTTCTTGTAGACGAATAAGCTGAGAATAAGCACCATCTACGTCCTTGATTAACTCATCATGAGCTCCTATGTAAAAAGGAAGCATGCAAAAGTGAATAACACTTTCCATGTTGTTACTAAACTCAATTT
Coding sequences within it:
- the LOC123896353 gene encoding ABC transporter B family member 9-like, producing the protein MAVTQNSEVDDDHGKDKKSNQKVPFYKLFTFADNLDVTLMIIGTISAAANGMTQPIMTLILGKMINIFGSTDPHHIVKEVSKASLWFIYLAVGSGIVSFLQVSCWMVTGERQAARIRSLYLKTILKQDIAFFDTETNTGEVIGRMSGDTILIQDAMGEKVGKFIQLAATFFGGFVVAFVKGWRLALVLLACLPCVVIVGGFMSMLMAKMSTRGQAAYTEAGNIVDQTVAAIRTVASFTGEKKAIEKYNRNLKVAYTTTVQHGIVSGFGMGALLLIIFSTYGLAMWYGSKLVIEKGYTGGTVMSVLICLMTGGMSLGQSSPCLDAFAAGQAAAYKMLETIKRKPKIDPYDTSGVVLEDIKGDIELKDVYFRYPARPDVQIFAGFSLFVPSGTTTALVGQSGSGKSTVISLLERFYDPEAGEVLIDGVNLKNLQLRWIREQIGLVSQEPILFTTTIRENIAYGKEGATDEEITTAITLANAKKFIDKLPQGLDTMAGQNGTQLSGGQKQRIAIARAILKNPRILLLDEATSALDAESERIVQEALEKVMFERTTVVIAHRLTTIRNADTIAVVHQGKIVEKGAHDELIKDVDGAYSQLIRLQEGEKESQKSEEDTSHILDSQNQRISFVKSTSQRSSRRLSRSQRFILPHQSGVQTEASNIEEGQLENKKRKNVSIRRLANLNKPEIPTLLLGSIAAIGNGVVFPIFGLVFSSAITMFYKPPEQQKKDARLWSLLYVGLGLFSLVVLPLQNYFFGVAGGKLVERIRSLTFAKVAHQEISWFDDPANSSGAVGARLSTDASMVKSLVGDTLALIVQNISSITAGLILAFTSNWILAFIVLAVLPVVLIQGIIQMKFLEGFSADAKMMYEDASQVANDAVSSIRTVASFNAESKVMDMYQKKCSGPEKQGVRLGLVSGVGFGFSFVALYLMTAFCFYIGSVLVQHEKATFPEVFKVFFSLTITAVGISQSSTLAPDTNKAKDSTASIFEILDSNPTIDSSSNEGVTLETVAGDIELQHVSFNYPTRPRIQIFKDLCLSIPAGKTVALVGESGSGKSTVISLLERFYNPDSGYVLLDGVDIKTFRLSWLRQQMGLVGQEPILFNESIRANIAYGKEGDATEDEIIAAANAANAHSFISSLPNGYDTSVGERGTQLSGGQKQRIAIARAMLKNPKILLLDEATSALDAESERIVQEALDRVSVNRTTVVVAHRLTTIRGADTIAVIKNGVVAEKGRHDVLMTITDGVYASLVALHSSV